Proteins from a single region of Candidatus Saccharimonadales bacterium:
- a CDS encoding ATP-grasp domain-containing protein, producing the protein MKLLEYEAKNILRIGDISVPTSTLIKSTGDMVDLPTVLKSQVPVGGRGKLGGVVVVEDTAALNKAVDSLFNLDIKGYKPNTILAEEKLDIAAEHYVSLLVDRSSASIRLVAHKNGGIEVEDNSTEDFLNLPIDNTNVDDRADKLAAYLGYDVLLIKPLLVKLYSTFIKNDVLLLEINPLVYTKNGDLVCGDCKMELDDAAAFRHPDWNFEEKPSDANFVVLNKKGTIATIANGAGLAMATVDAVAARGMTPANFLDIGGGANTESVLKAFRKIVEFENIQAIVINIFAGITRCDEVARAIIAAKEQIDTLPPLFIRLAGTNFEEAVTLLEAQNIATLPTLEKCLSAAKEASRE; encoded by the coding sequence ATGAAATTATTGGAATATGAGGCTAAGAATATTTTGCGCATTGGGGATATCTCCGTGCCTACGTCGACACTCATAAAATCAACTGGAGATATGGTCGATCTCCCCACTGTCTTAAAATCACAAGTCCCAGTTGGCGGACGGGGCAAACTTGGCGGAGTTGTTGTCGTAGAGGATACAGCCGCTTTAAATAAAGCCGTAGACAGCTTGTTCAATCTAGATATAAAGGGCTATAAGCCAAACACAATCCTCGCCGAAGAAAAATTAGACATAGCTGCCGAGCACTACGTCTCACTTCTTGTCGATCGTAGTTCGGCCAGCATCAGGTTGGTCGCTCATAAAAATGGTGGCATTGAAGTTGAAGATAATAGCACTGAAGATTTTTTGAATTTGCCAATCGATAATACCAACGTTGATGACCGCGCAGACAAACTAGCCGCCTATCTAGGGTACGATGTTCTTCTTATAAAACCACTGCTTGTGAAACTCTACAGTACTTTTATTAAAAATGATGTTCTGCTTCTAGAGATTAACCCTTTAGTTTATACAAAAAATGGCGATCTTGTCTGCGGAGATTGCAAGATGGAACTTGATGACGCAGCCGCGTTTCGCCACCCGGATTGGAATTTTGAAGAAAAACCAAGTGATGCGAATTTCGTCGTCTTAAATAAGAAAGGTACTATTGCGACAATCGCCAATGGAGCCGGACTTGCCATGGCAACCGTCGATGCGGTAGCTGCTAGAGGTATGACACCCGCCAACTTCCTCGATATTGGAGGTGGTGCAAACACGGAAAGTGTCTTAAAGGCATTTCGAAAAATCGTAGAATTTGAGAATATTCAGGCGATCGTTATAAACATATTCGCCGGTATCACCAGGTGCGACGAGGTTGCAAGGGCGATTATTGCCGCAAAAGAACAGATCGACACCCTGCCACCCCTATTCATTCGTCTGGCTGGTACGAACTTCGAAGAGGCCGTTACTCTACTTGAAGCTCAGAACATAGCCACACTTCCTACTCTCGAAAAGTGCCTGTCAGCTGCAAAAGAGGCAAGTCGTGAATAG
- a CDS encoding glycosyltransferase family 2 protein produces MNMLNTSTPRAAIVVLNYKAIEDTLACIESLMHQSYKDFHIIVVENGSRDTSAVELHKLEKKYPEKITVLYNEHNLGFTGGVNTGIEWAQNHQYPYVALFNNDAIADRIWLESLVTKIETSKELGIVTSLLLRQDGNTIDSTAEQYSTWGLAFPQNRDKPVTEAPQEALIFGATGGASLYRMEMLRDIGVFDESFFAYYEDVDLSFRAQLAGWKIMYTPNAIAYHKQGATSNKMPGGFTIYQTFKNLPLLFTKNVPRGLLFSVGIRFWFAYIMMLGHAIKKGRGWPALKGWIKSIQLFWTSALPARRKIQSNKKVSTAYIRSILWPDLPPDQTGLRKVRKFFTGK; encoded by the coding sequence ATGAACATGTTAAATACGTCGACACCAAGAGCAGCTATTGTAGTTCTAAATTACAAAGCTATTGAAGATACCTTGGCTTGCATTGAGTCGCTGATGCACCAAAGTTATAAAGATTTTCATATTATAGTTGTCGAAAATGGATCCCGTGACACTTCCGCAGTTGAACTACACAAACTTGAGAAAAAATACCCAGAAAAGATTACTGTTTTATACAACGAACATAACCTTGGTTTCACAGGAGGGGTTAATACCGGTATAGAGTGGGCGCAAAACCACCAATACCCCTATGTCGCCCTCTTTAATAACGATGCTATTGCAGATAGGATATGGCTAGAATCACTTGTCACTAAAATAGAAACCAGCAAAGAGCTCGGCATCGTAACCAGCTTACTATTAAGGCAAGATGGAAACACCATAGATAGTACCGCAGAGCAATATAGCACATGGGGACTTGCCTTTCCTCAGAACCGTGATAAACCCGTCACCGAAGCCCCACAAGAGGCACTAATTTTTGGCGCAACGGGTGGGGCTAGTCTATATCGTATGGAAATGCTCCGTGATATAGGGGTTTTTGATGAGTCGTTTTTTGCTTACTACGAAGATGTGGACCTTAGTTTTCGCGCCCAACTGGCTGGTTGGAAAATTATGTACACACCAAATGCGATCGCCTACCACAAGCAGGGTGCAACAAGTAATAAAATGCCTGGCGGGTTTACTATTTATCAGACATTCAAAAACCTACCCCTACTGTTTACCAAAAATGTCCCTAGAGGTTTATTATTCTCCGTGGGTATCCGTTTTTGGTTTGCATACATCATGATGCTTGGGCATGCAATCAAAAAAGGACGTGGCTGGCCCGCGCTCAAGGGTTGGATAAAAAGCATTCAGCTTTTTTGGACGTCTGCCCTCCCTGCCAGACGAAAAATACAGAGTAATAAAAAAGTATCAACTGCTTATATCCGCTCAATCCTCTGGCCTGATCTTCCCCCTGATCAAACTGGCCTGCGCAAAGTGCGTAAATTCTTCACAGGTAAATAA
- a CDS encoding polysaccharide ABC transporter ATP-binding protein has protein sequence MDNVAIKISNVSKSFNLPHERQNTLKGLVINFKKRGYERQHVLSDLSFDIHKGEFLGILGRNGSGKSTLLKTISGIYSPDEGSIDINGKLTPFIELGVGFNPELSGRDNVFLNGALLGFSRTEIENIYEDIVSFAELERFMDQKLKNYSSGMQVRLAFSIAIRADTDILVLDEVLAVGDEAFQRKCYSYFNELKSKGKTVILVTHDMSAVQRFCTRAIVLSDGRIIYDGNTSSASDVYRDLNLQSTQNSLKSNNKKKSKISKNSDVACQIEELVTIGDDNESKVFYRPHEDIKVVCRVRINNSDAKNIELLIKLNNPGGTILSALEFVLDEKTKKDFSKGDLITISWTIPGIFNDGKYLLSASLKNKKTGDFYIVNDDIYEFDVEGWDMPNVLIHPDDAYSVGVEN, from the coding sequence ATGGATAATGTTGCAATTAAAATTTCAAATGTTAGCAAGAGCTTTAACTTACCTCATGAAAGACAGAATACTCTTAAGGGTTTGGTAATTAACTTTAAGAAAAGAGGTTACGAGAGGCAACATGTCTTAAGTGACTTATCTTTTGATATTCATAAAGGTGAGTTTTTGGGTATTCTTGGGCGTAACGGAAGTGGGAAGAGCACACTCTTAAAGACAATATCGGGAATTTATTCTCCTGACGAAGGCTCTATCGATATTAATGGCAAGCTAACCCCCTTTATTGAACTTGGTGTAGGTTTTAACCCTGAACTATCTGGACGTGATAACGTGTTCCTCAATGGTGCCCTTCTTGGATTTTCGAGGACTGAGATAGAGAATATCTATGAAGATATTGTATCCTTTGCAGAACTTGAACGTTTCATGGATCAAAAACTAAAAAACTATTCATCAGGGATGCAGGTAAGACTTGCTTTTTCAATCGCCATACGTGCAGATACGGACATACTAGTCCTTGATGAGGTTCTTGCGGTGGGCGACGAAGCTTTCCAGAGAAAATGCTATTCATATTTTAATGAGCTTAAGTCAAAAGGCAAGACGGTGATACTGGTTACCCATGATATGAGTGCTGTTCAGCGTTTTTGTACTCGTGCTATTGTGCTAAGCGATGGTAGGATCATTTATGATGGAAATACAAGCTCTGCCTCTGATGTCTATAGAGATTTAAATCTTCAAAGTACACAAAATTCTTTAAAATCCAATAACAAGAAGAAATCCAAGATTTCTAAAAATTCTGATGTAGCTTGTCAAATTGAAGAGCTTGTAACGATTGGCGACGATAACGAATCTAAAGTATTCTACAGACCTCACGAAGATATAAAAGTTGTATGTCGAGTGAGGATAAATAATAGTGATGCAAAAAATATTGAATTGTTAATAAAGCTGAATAATCCTGGAGGAACTATACTTTCGGCGCTTGAATTCGTCCTTGATGAAAAAACGAAAAAGGACTTCAGCAAAGGCGACTTAATAACGATTAGTTGGACAATTCCAGGGATATTTAACGATGGAAAATACCTCCTGTCGGCATCGTTAAAGAATAAAAAGACAGGGGATTTCTATATTGTAAACGACGATATCTATGAATTTGATGTTGAGGGTTGGGATATGCCGAATGTCTTAATTCACCCGGACGATGCGTATTCTGTCGGAGTAGAAAACTAG
- the sucD gene encoding succinate--CoA ligase subunit alpha encodes MNSTIFTTKNIIVQGITGSHGSFHTAAMLAAGTNIVAGTSPNKAGQVINGVPVYATIADIQKDHTVDTTVIFVPAPFAKDAMLEAIAAKIPLIICITEGVPVHDMLVVKKQADAAGIVLIGPNCPGVLVPGINKLGIIPANMGTPGTIGIVSRSGTLTYEAAAGLTARSIGQKYIIGIGGDRIQGTDFVDCLELFENDPDITSIVLIGEIGGTSELKAADYIASHVSKPVFAYIAGHTAPKGVSLGHAGAILGSDDESAGIKTLALAKAGAYTYDSITQLIESVK; translated from the coding sequence GTGAATAGTACTATCTTCACCACTAAAAACATTATCGTTCAAGGTATCACCGGAAGCCATGGATCTTTCCATACCGCAGCCATGCTGGCAGCAGGGACAAATATCGTTGCGGGAACTTCACCAAACAAGGCCGGACAAGTTATTAATGGAGTACCCGTCTATGCGACCATTGCTGATATTCAAAAAGATCACACAGTAGATACAACTGTAATCTTTGTCCCCGCTCCTTTTGCAAAAGATGCAATGCTCGAAGCTATTGCCGCTAAAATACCTCTTATCATCTGTATAACCGAAGGTGTTCCAGTACATGACATGCTTGTCGTAAAAAAGCAGGCGGATGCAGCCGGTATCGTACTCATTGGACCAAATTGCCCCGGTGTTCTTGTCCCTGGGATTAATAAACTAGGGATTATTCCGGCCAATATGGGTACACCCGGTACTATCGGTATCGTCAGCCGATCAGGAACGCTTACGTACGAGGCCGCCGCCGGCTTAACAGCACGAAGTATTGGACAAAAATATATCATCGGCATAGGCGGCGACCGTATTCAGGGCACTGATTTTGTAGATTGTCTAGAATTGTTTGAAAATGACCCAGACATCACATCAATTGTGCTCATTGGTGAAATCGGTGGTACGAGTGAGTTAAAGGCCGCAGACTATATCGCCTCACATGTTTCAAAGCCTGTCTTTGCCTACATCGCTGGCCACACAGCACCTAAGGGTGTATCCCTGGGTCACGCAGGGGCAATCCTGGGAAGTGATGACGAATCGGCGGGCATAAAA
- a CDS encoding ABC transporter permease, with product MKTYLSKQNRVLLAELVRTDFKLRYQGSILGYAWSLLKPLLLFIILYIVFVYFLKIGKDVQHFPVYLLLGIVLWNFFVEMTSQSLGSIVGRGDLIRKIRIPRWIIVFSSSLSALINLTINLVVVFAFAIINGVDFSVTALLLPLNIIEIYIFSLGVSLFLAAAYVKFRDISYIWEVILQAGFYATPIIYPLALVTNTLVQKLLLLNPMAQAIQDARYNLVTHQTLTAHTLIGNTWMILTPFILTILIFIGGVFYFKKQSRTFAENI from the coding sequence ATGAAGACTTACTTATCAAAACAGAATAGAGTTCTATTGGCCGAGCTTGTACGAACTGATTTTAAACTTCGTTATCAGGGGTCAATCCTGGGGTATGCCTGGTCGCTCCTGAAGCCTTTGCTTCTTTTTATAATTCTCTATATTGTATTTGTTTATTTTTTGAAGATAGGCAAGGACGTACAGCATTTCCCTGTATATTTGCTTTTAGGTATTGTACTTTGGAATTTCTTTGTTGAAATGACTAGTCAAAGCCTCGGGTCAATCGTAGGAAGAGGTGACTTAATTCGAAAGATTAGAATTCCTAGGTGGATTATAGTTTTCTCTAGTAGTTTATCTGCTCTAATAAATCTAACTATAAATCTTGTTGTTGTCTTCGCATTCGCAATTATTAACGGGGTAGACTTCTCTGTAACAGCCCTCCTTTTGCCGTTGAATATAATTGAGATTTATATATTCTCACTTGGGGTATCTCTATTTCTAGCGGCTGCGTATGTTAAGTTTCGAGACATTAGCTATATATGGGAAGTAATCCTTCAGGCGGGATTTTATGCAACGCCTATAATTTATCCTTTAGCTTTGGTTACGAATACACTTGTTCAGAAATTACTGCTACTAAATCCCATGGCACAAGCAATCCAAGATGCACGATATAATCTTGTAACTCATCAAACTCTCACCGCACATACTCTTATTGGAAATACATGGATGATATTAACGCCATTTATTCTAACAATACTTATATTTATTGGAGGGGTTTTCTACTTTAAGAAACAATCTCGTACATTCGCGGAGAATATCTAA